GGCTCCCGAAGCCGTACCGGATGCCGACGTCGAAGAAGCCGAAGAAGAAATTCACGGCGACTACGAATCTGATTGATAGTTTGTTCGCAACGTTTTTCCCTCGGCCTAGGTCGGGGGATTTTTTATAGGTAGGTATGAAAAGGTTGTTGATGATGGCTTTGCTTGCCTTGGCCTTCGCGGGTTGCGGGGACTGGGGCGTGGGAGACGACGGCTACTACGGCGGCCGCCAGTTCAACGAGCGTTTCCACTACTACTATGGGCAGGAGTGCTATTACGACTTTGGCGACTACGTTTGCGCCTCTGCCTACTCACTCTCTTCGGTACTCAATATCGCGGTGCGGGTGGAACCCGACGGCTTTGCGACGCTTTACTACGACGACCAAGGCCCTCTGTACTACTACGAGGACGAGTACGTTTACGGCTACGACGCCCATTACGGGGATTATTTCCAGTTCGGCCTGAATTCTGACGACGTGCTCACGGTTTACCTCGATGGGCTCGAGGCGGTGTACAGCGACTCGTGGAACGACGTCGAATACCACTACTATTACGACTTTTAGCGTTGCTAGCCCCTTGAAATTTTCTATCTTTGCGCTCACTTATGGCTTCATCAAGTGAGCATTTTGTTATAGCCCTCGACGGCGGATCGGGTACCGGCAAAAGTACGACGGCCAAGATTGTGGCCAAGACTCTCGGTATTACCTACCTCGACACGGGCGCCATGTACCGCGCGGTGACGTTTGCCGCCCTCGAGAAGGGACTACCGGCCGAGGAAGGACCCGCCATGGACGAACTGCTCAAGGACCTCAAGCTCTCGTTTGACTCCGAAAACCACATTTTGATCAACGGAGTTTCGCATGAGCAGGAAATTCGCGGTATGCGCGTTTCGAGCAACGTGAGCATCTACTGCGCCCTCCCGTCGGTCCGCAAGGCCATGACCGAAAAGCAGAGGGAGATTGGCGCCTCTTCCAGTTGCATCCTGGACGGCCGCGACATCGGCACGGTTGTGTTCCCCAATGCCAAGTACAAGTTTTTTATGGTGACGGACGTGAAGGTCCGTGCCGAACGCCGCTACAAGGAACTCCTTGAAAAAGGCGAAAAGGTTACTCTCGAAGAAGTTCTCCAGAACCTGGTCGAACGCGACCGCCTGGATTCTTCGCGCGCGAACGCCCCTCTCAAAAAGGCGGACGACGCTATAGAAATTGACACTACACACATCTCAATCCAACAACAGGTCCAAAAGATTCTCGACTACGTAGGTGTAGTGGCGCAGTCCTGAGTTTTTTCTACCGCAACCAAACAAAACAATATGTCTCAAAACATCAAATTCGGAACACAAGAAGATCTCGAAGAAATCCTCGCTGCCCAGGGCGAATGCTCCCCGGACTTCCGCAAGCAGAACGCCGACATCTATGCCGGTATGGACTGCCTGGAACAGGGCAAGGTCGTGACCGGCAAGATCAGCCAGGTCAATGATCAGGAAGTGCTCATCGACGTGAACTACAAGTCCGAAGGCGTGATTGACCGCGCCGAATTCAAGGACACGGATTCTCTCGAAATCGGTTCTGAAATCGAAGTTTATGTTGAAAAGCTCGAAGATGAAGACGGTCGTCTCATCCTCTCGAAGCAGCGCGCCGACTTCGCCCGCGTGTGGGAACGCATCCGCGTTGCCTTCGAAAACAACGAAGTCGTTCGTGGCAAGCTCACGAAGCGCATCAAGGGCGGCGTGGTTGTCGACCTCTTCGGTATCGACGCCTTCTTGCCGGGTTCCCAGATCGACCTCCGTCAGATCCCGGACATCAACGCCCTCATCGACCAGGAATTCGACCTCAAGGTCATCAAGGTCAACAAGGCCCGTCGCAACATCGTCGTGTCCCGCCGCGTCGTTCTCGAAGAAGAACGCAACAAGCAGCGTGGCGACGTTCTCGAAACTCTCGAGAAGGGTCAGGTCCGCAAGGGTATCGTCAAGAACATCACCGACTTCGGTGCGTTCATCGACCTTGGCGGCGTAGACGGCCTCCTCCACATCACCGACATGAGCTACAAGCGCATCAACCACCCGACCGAAATGGTCCAGCTTGGCCAGGAAGTCGAAGTCATGGTTCTTGACTTCAACGAGAAGAAGGAACGTATCTCTCTCGGCATGAAGCAGCTCAAGCCGCATCCGTGGAAGGACATCGCCGAACGCTACCCCGAAGGCGCTATCGTCAAGGGCAAGGTCGTGTCCATTACCGATTACGGTGCATTCGTCGAACTGGATTCTGGCGTCGAAGGCCTCATCCACGTTTCCGAAATGTCCTGGACGCAGCATGTCAAGCACCCGTCCAAAATCCTCACCGTCGGTCAGGAAGTGGAAGCCGTGGTGCTCAAGGTCGAAGAAGATGCAGAACGCATTTCTCTTGGCATGAAGCAGCTCGAAAGCGATCCGTGGGATTCCATTGAACAGGAACTTCCTCCGGGCGCCCGCGTGGTTGGTGAAATCCGCAACATCGCTTCCTTCGGCGCCTTCGTCGAAATCAAGGAAGGTGTTGATGGCCTCATCCACGTGTCCGACATGAGCTGGACCAAGAAGATCACCCACCCGAACGAAATGGTCAAGAAGGGAGACAAGGTCGAGTGCGTTGTGCTCGCCGTCGATAAGGAAAAGCGTCGCATTTCCCTCTCCATGAAGCACCTCACCGAAGACCCGTGGGATTCTATTGAAACCACGTTCCCGGTGGACTCCGAAGTGAAGGGCAAGATTGTGCGTATGCTCGATCGCGGTGTCGTCGTCGAAATGAGCGAAGGCATCGAAGGCTTCATCCCGGTCTCCAAGCTCACCGCTGAATACATCAAGGTTCCTGCCGATGCATTCAAGGTTGGCGACGAAGTCCCGGCTGTTGTCACCGAAATCGACCAGAACAACCGCAAGATCTACCTCTCTGTGGTGGACTACTTCAAGAACCGTGAATCCGCCGAGCTCAAGGCTTGGATGGACTCTCACAAGCCGGGCGAAAACGGCACCACCATTGGTGAAGCCACCGCCCCCGCCAAGAAGAAGGCCACTAAGAAGAAGGCTGAAAAGCCGGCTGAAGAAGCCGCTGCTGAAGAAGCCAAGTAAGATCTCTTACTAGTTTAGAAAGTCCCGCGGGCATTAGCCTGCGGGATTTTTTTTATGACCGCTCGTTCGTCGTCTCGGGTGCAACCGCGACCGATTAATATCGGTCGCTTTTTGCTTACGGAATGAAATTTCTATCTTAGGGGGCATGAACCTTGCTGGAAAGAAAATCCTTCTGGGTGTCTCGGGTGGTATCGCGGCTTACAAGAGTTGCGAACTTTTGCGCCTACTCCAAAAGAAGGGCGCCGAAGTGCGTGTTTGCATGACCGAGTCGGCGACGCAGTTTGTGGCGCCTCTGACGTTTGCCTCCCTCTCCAAGTGCCCGGTGTACCTCAAGAGCGGCGCCGTGGAGGCGCGGCCTTTCCAGCACATTGACTTTCCGCGGTGGGCGGACCTTTACCTGGTTGTCCCTGCGACCGCGAACGCTATCGGGAAATTTGCCTGCGGTATCGCCGACGACCCGGTGAGCCTCTGCTTTATGAGCTGCAACTGCCCGCGCTTTATTGCCCCAGCCATGAACGTTGCGATGTACAACAGCCCCGCCGTAAAGCGCAACCTGGAGGCGCTCCGCGGCTTCGAAAATACGACCGTGCTCGAATCGCCCGCGGGTGAACTCGCCTGTGGTGAAGTGGGGCAGGGAAGGCTCCTTGAACCCGCAGAGATTGTGAAGTGGCTGGAAGCGAACAGTGTCATCCTGAGCGTAGCGCATTGCGCGGAGTCGAAGGATCTCCCTGCCGTGCCCAAAGCCCCCGAACCGCCCGCGTTTCCTGTCGCGCAGGACATCGAACCGACTTTAGACAAGACTCTCCCCGGTTACGGCAAGAAGGTGCTCATCACTGCGGGCCGTACCGAAGAGGCGATTGACCCGGTGCGCTATATAAGCAACCGCAGCAGCGGAAAGACTGCAGTTGCCATCGCCGCGACCTTCCTTGCAAGCGGTTTCGATGTCAGCGTTGTCGCGGGGCCAATGGAGGCGGAGTTCCCGGGCGGGGTGCATGTGACCCGCGTAAAGAGTGCCTGCGACATGCATGCGGCGGTGCTTGCGCAGGCTAAGGACGCCGATGTGCTGGTGCATTGTGCCGCCGTGGCCGACTACCGCCCCAAGGCTCCCGCCAACGAAAAGATCAAGGACAGCCGAAGCCAGCTTGTGCTGGAACTCGTGCCGAATCCGAACATTTTGCGCGACTGTACTGCTGCCCGCCTTGAGGGGCGCGCCAAACCGTCGCAGGTCATTGTGGGCTTTGCCCTGGAGACGGACCACTTTAAGGAGCACGCTGCCGAAAAACTCCAAAAGAGCGGCGCCGACGCCCTTTTGCTCAATGCCCCCGTGGCAAGCGGCAGCGGCTTTGGGTTTGATGATGTTCGCTATGCGCTGGTGCGCCCTGGCGCCGATATCCCCGAGATGAAGCTGGGGAGCAAGGTGGACTTGGCGCAAGAAATAGTAGATTTTGCGAAGGGAAAACTCGATGGCAGAATTTGATTTTAGCGAACTTCGCAATTACCTCCAGGGGCAGGCCGACTTGGGCGGTGCCGACATTTTGTTGGACGAGCCTTGGACGTTGGCAAAGCAGCCCGGCATGCCTGCCATTCCACAGCGCCCTGCCGCCGACCGGGGCCCGGCGCTCGTGAAGCCTTCGGCTCCCGCCGCCCCCGCCAAAGTAGCGCCTCCTTCGTCAAAGCCGTCTCCGGTTTTCGAAGGCGTCATGCCGGCTCCGCGCCCTGTGAAAAAGCCGGTTGCCGCTTACGAATCGGCGGAATCGCTCGATGCATTTTACGATGATGTTGCCAAGGAGTCCGTTTATGCGGGCGTCCCGGGCATTGCGCGATACGAGGGCCCCGAACACCCGCAGTTGCTCCTGTTGTTCCCCGCACCGCATGCCGATATCCCGGCAGGCAAGTTCTTTGAATCGCCCACCGGAGAAATGCTCGTACGCCTATTTGCGAACTTGAATGTGCAGCAAGGCGACATTGGAATCGCGTATTTTTACAAGGGCCCGGTAGCGCGGAACTTCCCCCCGCTTTTGGAGACCGTCCTCCGCAAGATGCTTGCGAAGGAACTCTCGTTTATCGAACCTAAGATGATGGTCACCTTTGGTGAACCGCTGTTCCACCAGGTCTTTGGCAAGGGCAAGGTCTTTAACGATTGCGCCGGAACCGACATGGATTTTAACGGTGTAAAAACGTGTTCCCTTGTGGATGCGTTTGCCATGGCGGGCGATAAGCAGCTCAAGTGGGTCACTTGGAAGGTCCACATCCCGCGCTGCAGTTACTTTAAAATTATATTTCAAGCATAGCTTATGCCTGATTTTAATAATGAACAGCCGATGTACGAGAATCGGCCTATTCCGGTCGACGAGCAAGCGGAACGCTACCTGCTCGGCGGAATTTTGCGTGATCCGAACGTAATGGAAACTCTCGCTACGGCGATTCCCTCGGATGATTTTTTCTTTTTTGAACGCCACCGTTTGGTTTGGCATGCGATGACCCAGCTTTTCCGCATGGCGAGCCCGATAGATGTTTTGACCCTCTCTGCCGAATTGGAGAAAGAGGGCAAAATCCAAAAGTGCGGTGGTCGCGAATACATCTTTGACCTGATGGACGCCGTTGCCTCCTCGGCCAACGTGGAATGGAACGTCCAGCATCTGCGCAGCAAGTACGTGCTGCGCCAGTTGATCAAGGCTTCTGACGATACCATCAAAAAGTCCTTGGATGCCTCCATCGCTCCCGAAGAAGTGCTGCAGGATGCCGAAAAGACCATCTTTGCCATTGCCGACCAGCAGGTAAGGAAGTCGTTGCTGCCGATCGAGAAGTTCGTGACGCCGCTCCTGGACCGTTTGACCAACCGCAAGGAAGGGATTACGGGTATCCCGACGGGGCTTACGGAGTTGGACGAACTCACCAACGGCCTGCAGGATTCGGACCTCATTATTTTGGCGGCACGCCCCGGCGTGGGCAAGACCTCGTTTGCCCTGACCATCGCCGCGAACGCCGCTATTGACTACAACCGCAAGGTTGCATTCTTTAGCCTTGAAATGGACGGCGTGCAGCTTGCCCAGCGTTTGCTGTGCTCTCGTGCCCGTGTGGACCAAAGCAAGCTCCGTTCTGGCAAACTCAACCGCGACGAGATGAACCAGATTATCGCGAAGGTCGCCCCCATCAACCAGTCCCCGCTGTATGTGGACGACAATGCCGACCTCGGCATTATGGAACTCATGAGCAAGGCGCGCGAACTCAAGCGCAAGGACCAGCTTGACATGCTCATCGTGGACTACCTGCAGCTAATGAAGACGGGTGGCGAAGAAAACCGCGCCGTGGCCATTGGCGCCATTTCGCGCGGCCTCAAGATTTTGGCGAAGGAACTGCACATCCCGGTCATTGCGCTTGCCCAGCTTAGCCGTAAGGTCGAGGAAAAGGGCCGCGACCGCCCGCAGCTCTCGGACCTCCGTGAATCGGGCTCCATTGAACAGGACGCCGACATGGTGTGGTTCGTGGAACGTCCTTATGTGCGAACCCACAAGGACGAAGACTACAACAAGGCTGAGCTTATTGTGGCCAAGCACCGTAATGGTTCCGTCAAGGACATCCCGCTTTATTTTGAGCCGAACATCACGACCTTCTTCAACGCGATTAACGATGGCGGTGCCGGTGGCGAAGGCGACGAATACCAGTACGACGATGGCGGCGACATGGGCGCTACCGGATTTGGAGATTTTGGCTGATGGCAGTGATTCTAAAACCTGTTTTTTGGCTTGGTCGCGTGATTGCCGAGGGCATCTCCAGTATCGGGGAAGTCGTCTGCATTTTGCTGAACACGTTCAAACAGATGCCGCACGTGTTCAAGAACCCGAACTTGATTGTGAAGGAGATGATCTCCATTGGCGTCTCTTCGCTCCCGCTGTTGTTCGTGACGTCCATCTTTACGGGGATGGTGGCGACCATCATGGCGGAGTTCGAGTTCCACAACTTAGTTTCAGATAAATTTGTTGGAACAGCAGCTTGCAAGATGGTGCTCATAGAATTGGGTCCTTTGCTTACGGCGATTGTGCTTGCCGGCCGAGTCGGCAGCGCCGTGGCGGCGGAGCTCGGATCCATGAAAGAAAAAGAGGAACTGGCCGCCTATACCGTATTAGGCTTGGAACCGTACCGTTACCTTGCGCTCCCGCGTTTTGTCGCCTTCATTACGATGATCCCGTGCCTCACGGCCATTTCGAATGCGTTGGCTCTAATTGGGGGCTGGATTGTTTGTGTGCTCGCCCTCGACATTACCACGTACACCTATTACACGGGCATGCAGTACCTTTTTGAATCCATGGACCTTTGGTCTGGGATTATCAAGTCGTTTGTCTTTGGAACTTTGATTTTTGTGCTCGGTTACTATCACGGCATCAACGCGAAGCCCGGTGCGCACGGCGTGGGAATTGCGACCATGAACGTGGTGGTCTCGAGCTGCCTCATGATTTTGATTGCCGATTTTGGCCTCGATGCAATAATGTTCTTCTAAGCTGCAGGTGACTATGCCAAACGTAAAGATTGACCCGAACGATATCGCCATCCGCCTCAAGGGGCTAAAAAAATCCTTTGGCCCGCAGACGGTTTTGCAAGACGTGAACCTCGACATCCGTCGCGGCGAGACGATGGTCATTATCGGCAAGTCCGGTGGCGGCAAGTCCGTGATTCTGAAGCACATGATTGGCCTTTTGCAGCCGGATGGTGGCGAGGTGTCTGTGGACGGCGTGACCATCAGTACGCCGAAGTTCTTTGATACGCATACCATTCGCCGCAAAATGGGCATGCTCTTCCAGATGGGCGCCCTCTTTGACTCCATGAGTACGGGCGAGAACATCGCCTTTGCCCTGCGCGAACACCACCCGGAACTCAGCGAAAAGCAGATTCAGGATGTGGTGACCGAAAAACTCCAGATGATCAACCTTGTGCCCGAGTTCCGCACCAAGATGCCGAGTGAACTCTCGGGCGGTATGCGCAAGCGTGTCGCCCTGGCTCGTGCCATCGCATTGAATCCCGAAATCCTTTTGTATGACGAACCCACGACGGGTCTGGATCCCATTACGAGCGATGTCATCAACGACCTCATTCTCGACATGCAGAGCAAGCTCGGTGTGACCTCGGTGGTGGTGACGCACGACATGGTCAGCGCCTTCAAGGTGGCAGACCGTATCGCCATGCTCTACAATGGCCGCATTATCGAGGTCGGGACGGTCGATGAGATCAAAAATACCAAGAATCCGTACGTGCGCCAGTTCATTACGGGCCAGCGCAAGATGACGGAACCTGGTCAGGAAGAATAAAAAAGCACTTTTTTTGCAAAAAATCGTGAAAAATGACACCTCTGGGGGCTGAGGCGGTTGCATTCTGTAAATTTTAATTTATATTTCTTGGAAAGAGTGTATTTATATGCGTAAGAACCTGTTATATAGCCTTTTGTCTTTGTGTGCAGTCCTTTTGTTTTGGGCCTGCGGTGAAGGCGTTGTGGAGAGCGCCGAAGATAGCGACCACTTGGCGCTGGAACGATATGGCAATTTGACGGCTGCCGATGTGATTGACGCCTTGGAACAGTGCAAGGGCAATAAGGAGTGTGAGTCCCAGATAACCCAGGCGTTCCGGGACAACCCGATTTCTAAAAAGGATCCTGTGGACGAAGATACAGTCGTTTCCAGTTCCTCGGTGAAGGACAGTGTGTTGTCGTCGAGCTCCTTGTCTATTAAGTCGTCTAGTTCTGTGACGGATTCTCTCAGTTCGTCTGCCCCAGCGGATTCGTTGTCGTCGAGCGTCAACGAAGAAAGTTCGAGCAGTGTGGAGGAGAGCAGTTCGTCTGCCCCCGAAAGTTCGAGCAGCGTTGAGGAGAGCAGTTCGTCTGCCCCCGAAAGTTCGAGCAGCGTCGAAGAGAGCAGTTCGTCTGAACCCGAAAGTTCGAGTAGCGAGGAAGAGGAGTCCAGCAGCAGCGAAGAGGTGATTCTACCGCTGGGAGGAACATGCAAGCCTGTAGACAGGCAAGCCTATGTGGGAGATACCGTCGTATGGCAGTATATAAAAAATGAAGGAACCCGCGATGGCAAGGAGTATGAGTGGGAAAACCTGGATGGAGCCCGCGGCACGGGATTCCAAACGACTAGCGTTCCTATGGTGGGCATGGTGTTTGATAGCCCCCTAGATAAGACTTTCCCGCTTTTGACGGTCGATGGCCAAGATATGGGTGAATGCGTTTCTGTTAAGATTGTGGCCAGACCTGTGGAATCCAGCAGTTCTGTGACTTCCAGTCCCTCGAGCTCACCGACCTCCGGAACGAGTTCCTCGGTGCCGCGCAGTTCCTCTTCGACTCCGCAACCGTCCTCCAGTGAAGGCTGTAAGATTAATTATATGGGAGAGGTGGAGTGTCCCAGCAGTTCCTCCGTGACCCCCAGTTCGAGTAGTGTTGTGTCCAGTTCCAGCGAACCGCCGTCCAGCAGTTCCCAGGAATCCAGCTCGAGCGAGGAATCCAGCTCGAGCGAGGAATCCAGCTCGAGCGTAGAACCGGAGTCGTCGAGTAGCACTTTGTATACTGCCGAGAATTGTGCAACTTACTGCCCTAATGTTGGATGTGGAAGTGTTGAGTTTAGTATAGTAGGTGCGGGTTGGGCCTCATCACAAAGCCATTGTATTTTCCTGGAAACCAAACCGGACTATATTAACGCGGATTGTGCAGTGACGATTAATGGAACTGGAGTTAGTGGTTACGTAGCCTCTTTCGCTGATTCAGATATTGGTTACTATGTAGAGGTTACCGGTTCCAGTTGCTACTGGGATATAAAATAGAAATTAAAATTTTCTCAAAAAGCCCCCAAAAGGGGGCTTTTTTTGTGTTTTGCTTCACTAAAAATCGTCAAAGATTACCCTTTTGCCAAAGATTTATTTATTTTTCCACGAAGAGGTTTTTATATGAAGAAAAAACTTGTTTTTGGACTTTCCGCAGCATGCATCGCAGGTGCTTTTTGGGCCTGCGGTGATGGAGAAATCATTAATGCTGATGCTTCGTTGGAAGGACTTGCCGAAGAGGTTGTCATCGGACTTGGACTTGGTGAAGGCGATATTAAAAATGCCTTGGCCAACTGTGAGGCGGGTGCTCCTGGTTACGAGGGATGCCAAGAGGAAATGGCGAATCCCCCAGACATTATAGAAACGTCCAGCGAAACGCCTGCTTCAAGTGCGAGCCAGACTCCGGGCACGAGTGCGAGCCAGGTTCCTCACTCTTCCTCCAGCATTCTTAGGCAGACCTCCTCTACTGGTCCGATTGGCCAGTTGAGTTCGAGCAGCCAGGCTCAGACCCCTGTATCTCAGATAGTTGAGGTTTCTTCTTCGTCTGTCCAGCCGAGTACGGGTGATACTAACTATGGCACTTGCGCCCCGAAGGTTTCGACTATTGAATTGGACTCCTCTACCACGTGGACTTTCTCGAAGGGTGCTGCCATTACCAATCCGATGGACATGATGTCGGCGAAACTAGAGTGGACGTTTGAAGGGGGCTCTATCCCGTCTTATACTGTTACAGGAAGCACAACGTCTGAGGCGGTAACTTACACTACCTCCGGTGATAAGAAAGCCTCGGTGACGATTACGACGAAAAACGGTTCGGGTGTTGTGCAATGCTCCCCGCTCCATGTGAACGGCGCCCAGATTACTGGTTGCAAGTGCATGCCTACGAACATACAGCCTGATGTATCTCAGGGTCAGTCTGCTACGTGGACTGCTTCGGGATGCACGACCGCTGACGGACTTACCCTCTCTTATTCGTGGAAGGGCGCGACTGCTGACGCCACGGGCCTGGTTGCGACGGCCCCGGTCACCGCTAAGGG
The sequence above is drawn from the Fibrobacter sp. UWP2 genome and encodes:
- the dnaB gene encoding replicative DNA helicase, giving the protein MPDFNNEQPMYENRPIPVDEQAERYLLGGILRDPNVMETLATAIPSDDFFFFERHRLVWHAMTQLFRMASPIDVLTLSAELEKEGKIQKCGGREYIFDLMDAVASSANVEWNVQHLRSKYVLRQLIKASDDTIKKSLDASIAPEEVLQDAEKTIFAIADQQVRKSLLPIEKFVTPLLDRLTNRKEGITGIPTGLTELDELTNGLQDSDLIILAARPGVGKTSFALTIAANAAIDYNRKVAFFSLEMDGVQLAQRLLCSRARVDQSKLRSGKLNRDEMNQIIAKVAPINQSPLYVDDNADLGIMELMSKARELKRKDQLDMLIVDYLQLMKTGGEENRAVAIGAISRGLKILAKELHIPVIALAQLSRKVEEKGRDRPQLSDLRESGSIEQDADMVWFVERPYVRTHKDEDYNKAELIVAKHRNGSVKDIPLYFEPNITTFFNAINDGGAGGEGDEYQYDDGGDMGATGFGDFG
- a CDS encoding 30S ribosomal protein S1 codes for the protein MSQNIKFGTQEDLEEILAAQGECSPDFRKQNADIYAGMDCLEQGKVVTGKISQVNDQEVLIDVNYKSEGVIDRAEFKDTDSLEIGSEIEVYVEKLEDEDGRLILSKQRADFARVWERIRVAFENNEVVRGKLTKRIKGGVVVDLFGIDAFLPGSQIDLRQIPDINALIDQEFDLKVIKVNKARRNIVVSRRVVLEEERNKQRGDVLETLEKGQVRKGIVKNITDFGAFIDLGGVDGLLHITDMSYKRINHPTEMVQLGQEVEVMVLDFNEKKERISLGMKQLKPHPWKDIAERYPEGAIVKGKVVSITDYGAFVELDSGVEGLIHVSEMSWTQHVKHPSKILTVGQEVEAVVLKVEEDAERISLGMKQLESDPWDSIEQELPPGARVVGEIRNIASFGAFVEIKEGVDGLIHVSDMSWTKKITHPNEMVKKGDKVECVVLAVDKEKRRISLSMKHLTEDPWDSIETTFPVDSEVKGKIVRMLDRGVVVEMSEGIEGFIPVSKLTAEYIKVPADAFKVGDEVPAVVTEIDQNNRKIYLSVVDYFKNRESAELKAWMDSHKPGENGTTIGEATAPAKKKATKKKAEKPAEEAAAEEAK
- a CDS encoding ABC transporter ATP-binding protein — its product is MPNVKIDPNDIAIRLKGLKKSFGPQTVLQDVNLDIRRGETMVIIGKSGGGKSVILKHMIGLLQPDGGEVSVDGVTISTPKFFDTHTIRRKMGMLFQMGALFDSMSTGENIAFALREHHPELSEKQIQDVVTEKLQMINLVPEFRTKMPSELSGGMRKRVALARAIALNPEILLYDEPTTGLDPITSDVINDLILDMQSKLGVTSVVVTHDMVSAFKVADRIAMLYNGRIIEVGTVDEIKNTKNPYVRQFITGQRKMTEPGQEE
- the cmk gene encoding (d)CMP kinase, coding for MASSSEHFVIALDGGSGTGKSTTAKIVAKTLGITYLDTGAMYRAVTFAALEKGLPAEEGPAMDELLKDLKLSFDSENHILINGVSHEQEIRGMRVSSNVSIYCALPSVRKAMTEKQREIGASSSCILDGRDIGTVVFPNAKYKFFMVTDVKVRAERRYKELLEKGEKVTLEEVLQNLVERDRLDSSRANAPLKKADDAIEIDTTHISIQQQVQKILDYVGVVAQS
- a CDS encoding phosphopantothenate--cysteine ligase family flavoprotein, coding for MNLAGKKILLGVSGGIAAYKSCELLRLLQKKGAEVRVCMTESATQFVAPLTFASLSKCPVYLKSGAVEARPFQHIDFPRWADLYLVVPATANAIGKFACGIADDPVSLCFMSCNCPRFIAPAMNVAMYNSPAVKRNLEALRGFENTTVLESPAGELACGEVGQGRLLEPAEIVKWLEANSVILSVAHCAESKDLPAVPKAPEPPAFPVAQDIEPTLDKTLPGYGKKVLITAGRTEEAIDPVRYISNRSSGKTAVAIAATFLASGFDVSVVAGPMEAEFPGGVHVTRVKSACDMHAAVLAQAKDADVLVHCAAVADYRPKAPANEKIKDSRSQLVLELVPNPNILRDCTAARLEGRAKPSQVIVGFALETDHFKEHAAEKLQKSGADALLLNAPVASGSGFGFDDVRYALVRPGADIPEMKLGSKVDLAQEIVDFAKGKLDGRI
- a CDS encoding ABC transporter permease, giving the protein MAVILKPVFWLGRVIAEGISSIGEVVCILLNTFKQMPHVFKNPNLIVKEMISIGVSSLPLLFVTSIFTGMVATIMAEFEFHNLVSDKFVGTAACKMVLIELGPLLTAIVLAGRVGSAVAAELGSMKEKEELAAYTVLGLEPYRYLALPRFVAFITMIPCLTAISNALALIGGWIVCVLALDITTYTYYTGMQYLFESMDLWSGIIKSFVFGTLIFVLGYYHGINAKPGAHGVGIATMNVVVSSCLMILIADFGLDAIMFF